In the genome of Cyanobacteriota bacterium, the window GTCCTTACTACGAACTAATTAGGTTATGTCGCTAACTGTTGGAGAATTGATATTAGTTAAGCAATCGTTGAGTAGTCCAAGTGTCCTAGTTTGTGATGTTCAGCGAATGACCTGAACAGGGCTATTGCCTTAGTGGGCTGGTGTGGCAGAATCGATTAGATCGATTTAAACCATAGACAGCGAATTGAGCATGGTACAAATTCTATCAGTTACCCTCAAAAACTTTAAGTGCCACGCCGATCGCTACTTCGAGTTTCAACCTGGATTCAACGCCATCATCGGCGAAAATGGCGCAGGCAAAAGTAGCATTCTAGAGGCCATTGCTTGGGTATTGTTTGACCACAGTGATTACACCAAGGACGAACTCATCCGACGGGGAGCTAAAACAGCTACAGCCGCCGTGGAATTTATTTCTAGGGCGGATGGTCGCACCTATCGAGTAGAGCGCAGTACTAGCACTGGCTATCGCATCACTGATCCCCAACTTCGACACACCCTAGAGCTATCTCGAATTGCTGAAGAAGTTACACCTTGGTTAAAGCAACAGTTGGGCGTTACTAGCACCATCAAGTTGCCAGATTTGTTTGCCACTATGGTGGGCATTCCCCAGGGAACGTTCACAGCAGATTTTCTCAAACGCCCCAAAGAGCGCAAAGATGTGTTTAATCCACTCCTCAAGGTGGAGGACTATGAGCAGGCAGCTACTCAATCTAGGGAACTAGAGAAGCTAGCCGAGGCTGGCGTGAACGAGTTGATTGTCAAGATTCAACACTATAGCGATCGGCTGCAAGATTGGGATGACCTGAAACAACAGCATCTGCAACTTCAGACTGCTATTCATCAAGATCAGGTACGGTTAGCAGCACTTAATACTGAGTTAGAAAGCCTGACCCAGGAAAAGGCTCAATTAGATGCGATCGTAGCTGACCTCCAGCAGTTAGAACAGACAATCCAGGGTCTCAATGCCCAGATAACAGCCCAACAGCAAACCGTGAACCTGTGGCAACAGGCAATGGCCTCTGCTCAAGCTGCTGTTACCATCTGTGCTAGTCACCAAGCTGATTATGAAGCATTCTTAGCAGCCGATACTGCCCTAGCCGCTCTCAATCGCGATGCCCAAACTCGGCAACAACTCCTCACGCAGCGAGACTCAGTGCAAAGCCAGCTAGATGCCTCTCGGCAAGAGATCCTACGACTGCAAGTGCAACTAGAGGAACTGCACCAAGCGGAGAACGAGTTGCAGCACTTAGAACCGTTAGTTGTTCAGCAGGCAACCCTAGAACAAGAGCAGGGGACGATCGCTGCCCACCTTCAGCAGATTGCTGATTATCGACGGGAATATGATGCCCTTCAACAGCACCAGCAGCAGTTGCTAACACGCCTTACCCACTGTCAGCAAACTATTCAGCGGCTAGAAGCCTGGAAATCAGAGATAGCAGCAATCCCTGACTGGGAGCAGCATCGCGATCGCACTCAGCAGCATCTGAGTCGTCTCGCAGTGGCCTGTCAATTCCAAGCTGAGTTGCAACAACTTGTACAGCCAGCATTGCAAGACCGCACCCTCATGCAGATTGACGTAGACAAAGCGCTAGCCATCCTACAGGATTTGCAGGAAAGTTTACCACTGTACCGAGAGCCGATCGCTGCGACCATCCTCACTTTGCAACGGGGCCAAACCTTGACCAACACATTGATTGCTGGCCTAGAACAAATCTTGGCAGACCTTGCCCAGCAGACCTCAGAGGCCGATTTGCAACAGCAACTTCAGACAGTTAATCAGCAACTCCATCAGGCGTATCAACAGCAAGCAGAGGTGGCTACCTTGCCCGCCTACCAAACTCAACTGACAGACTTGCAAACAGAACTTGAGCGCTGTCAGATACGGTTGACTGAGCTAACTAGTTGCTTAGATTCGGCAACAGACTGGCAACGCCAACAAGCTACAGTGTCAGATGCCTTGGCTAAGCTAGACAATCCCCGCGGGCGCAGTCAACTGTTGACTCGACGGCTACAACAAAAGCCACAACTGCAAGCCAGCTACACTCAATTGCAAGAGAGTCAAACAGCTATTCAACAACAGTACGATCGCCTGACAGAGCAACTGCAACCATTTGCAAACCTAGATGCTGCCATCGCAGAACAAGCTGATCGCCGTCAAGCCCATCAATCGGGATATACCATCTACATTCAGCACCAATCACAAGCCGATCGTATTACTGAGGTAGAACAAACTCTGCAAGCAGCTATTGAGCACTTGGCAACCCTCCAAACCCAGCAAGCAGAAGCTCAACAAGCATGGCAACGGCGTAACCAAGCCTGCGATCACAAGCGTCTTGCTGAACTAGAGGCTGCTATTACCACTGCCCTAGCCACTAAGCATCAAATCACGGGTCGTTTGCCCCTGCAACAGCAGCAGCTTGATCAAGTAACCCTGCAACTAGCCGAGCGAGAGACTCTGGCGGCAGAGCGAGATCAGGCTCAGCAAGCTCTGGCAAAGCGCCAGCAAACCTATGCATTTATCAAATATGCCCGCTCTGTCTATAAACAAGCAGGGCCACGCATCACTCGCTTTTACCTAGGCGAAATTTCACGGGAGGCCGATCGACTATTCCGAGAACTTATGAATCGGCAGAATTTAGCTCTCGACTGGACAGAAGACTATGAAATCCGAGTTCAAGAAGGTGCCTACTGGCGAAACTTCAGGGCACTATCGGGGGGAGAACAGATGTGTGCAGCCCTTGCTGTGCGCCTAGCTTTGCTGAAGGTACTGGCAGACATTGATATTGCCTTTTTCGATGAACCCACTACGAATATGGATAGCCAGCGTCGGCAACATCTAGCAGAGGCCCTAACTCGCCTCAAGACGTTTCAACAGTTGATCGTCATTAGCCACGATGACACGTTTGAAAACTTGACCGAAAATGTGGTCAAGGTCGATCGTCAATAGATAAGGCTGCCTCTGTGTTGCTGAGTGAATACGCTAATATAAATGCGTTGAGTTACGACCTTTCATCCGTAGCCAACTAGAACCTATTGATAAGTTGATGAGCGATAGTCAAAAAATTGCCGAAAAACCTATGGTAAGCCGTCGCCGTTCTACTCCTTGGATCCATCGCTGGTCAAGATTTCTGATTGCCGGTATCGCTGGTTTAGGCACAATACTGACTGCCTACTTGACGATCGTTGCCTTTGCTGGAACCTCCGCAATTTGTCCCACCAGCGGCTGTGACCAAGTTCTTACCAGCCCCTACGCCAGAGTGTTTGGCTTGCCGCTTTCACTCTACGGCCTCTTGGCTTACTTGGGCATGGGCACGATCGCCATTGCTCCCTTAGCGGTTAACGCTGAGAAAAATAAGCAACTACGGACAGACTTAGACAACTGGACATGGCTGCTCATGTTCATAGGTAGCACAGCTATGACCCTATTCAGTGGCTACCTAATGTACCTGCTAACTGGAAAAATTAAAGCCGTTTGTCTCTATTGCATCGCCTCAGCCATTTTTTCGGCCAGCCTGTTGGTATTAACCATAATTGGTCGGGCTTGGGAAGACATCGGGCAGCTGATGTTTACTGGCATTATTGTTGGTACTGTTACTCTCATCGGCACATTGGGCATTTACGCGAACTTGAACCAGCCTGCTGTTGCCGGTTCCCATTGGACGGGGCCTAAAATTACAACTACGTCAGGGCCAGCCGAAATTGCTCTCGCCGAGCACTTGCGCAAGATTGGTGCCAAAGAATATGGCTCGTTTACCTGTGGCCATTGCTATCAGCAAAAGCAGCTATTTGGAGCTGAAGCCGCCGAAAAACTGCCCTATATTGAGTGCAGTCCCCAAGCTAAGAATAATCAGGCCAAGCTGTGTACAAAGGCAGGAATTGAGGGTACACCAACCTGGGAAATTAAGGGCAAACAATATCCTGGTGTTCAGTCGCTGGAAACACTGGCGGATATTTCCGGCTATAACGGCCCCCGTGATTTTAAGAACTGACGATTCGCTAGGTCACGCTGTTGCGATCGCCCCACAGCTACTTACACGTCATCGTCTAGTCGTCTAGTCCCCTTCATCCTCTACACTGGTTCACCCATGGCAAACTTCCTGAAATCTGTTTTGACTACTCTATTAGCCCTCATCATCTTTTGTGGACTAGGCATCAGCGGGTTGTTATTTTTAATTATTGTCGGTTTGCGCAGCAGCACCCCAACCGTCAAAGATAAATCCATTTTGGTTCTCGATTTAGCTCTAAGCCTGCAAGATGTGGAACCTGAATATTCCTCCGCTGATGTAGCGCGCCGGTCGCTAACGGGCGATCGCGAGTCTAGTACAATTGCACGGTTAAGTACTGTGACGCGAGCCTTAGAACAAGCTAGCCGTGATCCGCGAATTGTGGGGCTATATCTACGTGGCGGTGTAAGTTCTGGAAGCAGCGGCCTAGCCAATCTACTAGAGGCACGACGAGCGCTAAAGCAGTTCCGGGCTAGTGGTAAACCAGTCATTGCCTATGATGCTCACTGGAGCGAAAGGGAATATTACCTGGGATCCCTAGCGACCAAACTGTTTATTAATCCACTAGGAACCCTGACAATTGACGGCTATGCGTCAGAAAACGTATTCTTTGCGGGAACTTTGAAGAAGTATGGAGTCGAAGTCCAGGTTACTCGTGTAGGCAAGTATAAGTCTGCTGTGGAGCCATTCTTACTCACTAAAAACAGCCCTGAAAATCAAGAGCAGGAACGCCAACTGCTCACAGACCTGTGGACTGAGTGGGTGACTTCAGTAGCAGAACATCGTCAACTCACACCGCAAGCCGTACAGGCGATCGCCGACACCCAAGGGATGCTATTGCCCCACGAGGCACTCAAGCAGAGGCTAGTTGATGCCGTGGCATTACCCAGCGAGGTGAACGATGAACTTAAACGCATAACAGGCAAAACGGGTGATCGCGATACTGTTGCTCAAATTGACATTCAAACCTATGCACGGGCTACTGAGGATACGTCGCAAGCATCCAGCAAAAATCGGATTGCTGTGCTCTATGCTCAGGGTGAGATTCGCAACAGCCAGAGAGCCACTAGCACGATTAGCGCAGAATCCTTCGCTAGACAGCTCCGACAGTTACGCCGAGACAAAACGGTAAAGGCGATCGTCCTCCGCATTAACAGCCCTGGTGGTAGTGTTACTGCTTCAGAAGCAATCCAAGCAGAAGTTGTGCAAACTCGCGAGCAAAAACCCGTGATTGTATCCATGGGTAACGTAGCTGCATCGGGTGGGTACTGGATCGCAACCTATGCCGATCGTATTTTTGCAGAACCCACAACCATTACTGGGTCAATTGGAGTCTATGGACTGATCCCCAATATTCAAAAGCTAGCCAATGCCCAGGGGATCACTTGGGATACGGTCAAGACAGCAAAGTATGCAGATATGGATACCATTTCCCGTCCCCAGACACCAGAGGAACTAGCACTGAACCAAAAACTAGTGGACTGGATTTACAGTGAATTTTTAAGCAAGGTAGCTGAGTCACGCAAACTGCCCAAGGCAAAGGTGGCAGAAATTGCCCAAGGACGGGTCTGGTCAGGAAGCGCAGCCAAGAAAATTGGTTTGGTGGACGAAATTGGGGGGCTGAATCAAGCGATCGCAGCGGCTGCTAAGCAGGCAAACTTAGCAGATTGGCAAGTAGACGAATACCCCAAGAACCGTGGTTCATTATTCCAGTTGCTCCAAGAGGAGGATAACACGGCTCAGGTGCAGCAGATTGATCCAGTGACAGTAAAATATCAACGGCTGCTAGAGATGCTTGCGATCGTTCAAGCACTCGATGATCCTCAGCACATCTACGCTAGACTGCCCTTTCACATGGAGATTAAGTAGGACTCTTGGTAACGCCGTCACGATGGCAAATTCGTCTCATCCTAGCAACAGGAGTCTTGGCAGTTTCAACCTCATCGGTTCTAGTGCGTCTAGCGTTTCAAGCCGCAGGCACTAGCAGCTTGGGTTTTAGTCTAGTGTTAGCAGCATCACGTCTAACCCTAGCCGCTCTGACCATGCTAGCCATCACGTGGAGCACAGCTAGATATCGCCATCAACAACCCCGCCTGCCCGATGTCCATAGTCCTCAACAGCCGAAGACGATAATGCTAGGAATCGCTGCTGGCATCTGTCTGGCCATCCATTTTGCAGCTTGGATTAGTTCCCTTGCCTATACATCAGTCGCTGCATCCACTGCCCTGGTCACTACCAATCCAATCTGGGTAGCACTCCTGTCATGGTTTTGGCTTGGGGAGCGCCCCCGACGATTAGCAATGATTGGCATTGGGATCGCCATGGCAGGCAGCCTAGTTGTTGCCTATGGTGGGAGCAGTACGCCAGGAAACAATCCCTTGCTAGGAAATACCTTAGCTCTAGTAGGAGCTTGGATGGTCAGTTTTTATCTCATGCTATCAACCATTGCTCAGCAACGGGGATCAAACCTGTCGGTTTATGTCCTAGTAGTATATTCCACAGCTGCGATCGTTCTACTTCCCTTACCCAGTTACTTCCATACTAGCTACAGAGGCTATCCTTCCCTAGTTTATGGTTGGATAATTCTTCTAGCTGCGATCCCCCAACTTATTGGCCATACAGCATTGACTTGGTCTGTGCGGTGGATAGCTCCTACCCAGGTCACCTTAGCTATTCTGTTAGAACCAATCATTGCCAGTGGCATAGCGTATCTCATCTTTCAGGAATTACCCACCCATTGGGTAATAGCAGGAGGACTGTTAATCGTGAGCGGAACTATATTTGTTACCAGAGAACAATCCCGATTAGTAAAATTTGTTAAGGATTAAATAATAGGAGATAGGGTTTAGCAGTACCGCATTAGCCTTCATAGGGTTCGGCTACTCAGCAGCGTCTTGCTAGGTAGGTCACTAGCAATTAACCTCAATAGCTATCGTCAGTGGCGACCATTTTTGATTAGACTGAGTGACATCACTCCTCCACTAAATCTCCACAACAGGTTCATCATCACTTCAGTCTCATTAGGGCCTTATTGTGACGCTACACCTCTAGTTCAGCGTTGGTTTTATATCATGCAGTTCTTCCTCGATAAAGCGCATTGGACGGGTTTTTGGCTCCGATTGCCAATTTTGGTAATCCTGTTAGGGTTTGCGGGCTTAGCTACTAGCATCGCCGGAATCAACTGGTGGCGGACGCATCAACGAGAACACAACCTGAGTGCCGTACATTCAGCCCTACAACCGCTGAAAGCTTCCTTGGCTGATCCCCAACTGCTCACCGTTGATGTTCCCTTTGAAATCTGTGCTGAAGCTACAGACTGGACTCGCCCATCTCCCCAAGAGCAAGAGCAAGAGCTACAGAAGCTGCCTCGCTATGCTACGGAGCTAAATCGAGAACCTCTGCGAAGCCTGTACCAGCGCCTTTATAACCAGTCTGTGTTTAGTTTTACCGCCTATGGCATTAGCCTGCGGTTGGAGCCTCTCTATTTTTCAGGACTCTGGACTGTGCAATCAATCTTGCGAGATTGCTATGATCCTAATCGCATTGCTCAGCTCAATAATGGACAACTTGCCGAAGTTTGGGTGCTACTGCACCGAGTCGTGAGTGTGCAATGGGATGGCAGTCGTTACGTGATGACGGTTGAACCTACGTCCCGAGGTGTGCAGTTTATTCAGTTTCCTCGTTTTGAGCATGATCCCACATTGCCGTTGCAGGTTCTTACCCGTGAGGGATTGTCTCTAGATGTGTTTAGTAATAGTCTTGTCGAATTGTCGAGAACGCAATAATCTGTAGGGGCAATTTAGTTTAATGGTCAAGTAACGATGAGACACTGGCAACATTGGTGGGAACGCTTGCAGTGGTTGGTGCAATATGACCCACCCCGATTTATAGAGTCCCTAATGCTAGGGTTAGCCATAGTGTTGCTACTAGTTTGGCAGGTAGTTGACTCTAACGACAAATTGTCCGGTGGTTGGGCGTATCTGGTGTTGAGCTTAGGTTACGCTATCGGTTCGGCGTTGTCGATCTTGGTGCGTGAAACGCTAATTTCTATGTCTCGCGATCGCACCACCATTGTGACCGCTCTGGTATTACTTAGCACTAGTTCCTACGTTCTATGCTGCATATTTATCAACCCTAATCACTATCTTTAGGGTAATTAGAGCCTTAAAATCCCCATGAGTACTGCACCAGAGTCTGCTATTCACCAAGTCGCGATCGCAATCTTGTATCGTGACGATCAATTCCTGATGCAATTACGTGATGATCCACCCCTTCCCATTGTTTTTGCAGGATGCTGGGGCCTGTTTGGAGGGCACATAGAAGCAGGAGAAACCCCTCTAGAAGCCGTGAAGCGAGAGCTAGCAGAAGAGATTGGCCATATTCCAAGCCAGCTCGTTGAGTTTGGTCGTTATCGAACCGAAACAGTGGTTCGCAACGTGTTTCAGGCTCCGCTCGAGGTCAGCTTGGATAAATTAGTTTTGGGAGAAGGCCAGGAAATGGCACTGCTGACAGTAGCTGATATTCAGCGAGGAGAAGCCTACGCTAAGGTAATCTCAGCCATGAGGCCGATCGGCGCTCCCCATCGGAATATCTTGCTAGATTTTATTCACCAGCAAGGGTTGCTATAACAGCCAGTCGCCTAACAACCAAGTTCACTGAATAGTAACCTTCACTTCTCGACCAATTCACCTAGGGTAATCTCGTGGTAACTTCGTACAATGACTGGTTGGCTGGCGTTATCAGAGATACAAAACTGTTCGTAAACCTTCATCAACATCCTCCCGTAAATGATCCGGTAACACACCAATGCGCTCGACCAAGAATGTTTTATCCACTGTGAAAAGCTGAGAAACATTTGCCACAGAATCCCTCGGTAAGCCGGATACCTCACGAGGCAATAACACATTGCGTGGCGCTTCCGCTAACTAGACATTTGAGGCGACAAAAACGACAACGACAGTACTGATACGACTTTGAGTGAACGTATCATCTTGAATCACTAGGACAGGACAGCTATAGCCGGGTTCTGAACCCATTGGATTGGGTAAATTCGCCCACCAAATTTCTCCCCGATACATTACCAATCCTCATAGGGCAAAGACATAGACTGCATCCTTGCCATTACCGGATCGAGTTCAGAAGACTCTCTAGAGTAAACTTGATTCAATTTGAGCAAGATTTGATCACGGCTGTACCTGTTCAAGTATGCCTGTAACGCCTTTGTATAAAGCTCACTACGTGACAATCCTAACCGCTGGGCAAGTGCTTCCGCCTGTTCAAACACTGAATCTGGAAGCGAAATCGCAGTTTTCATAATGACCCTAGCCGTAAGCTACACACCTTGGCTATACCTCGGTTATACCAGGATTGCCAGAACTAGTCCCCTGTACACCGCTCAAAGGGAAAGTTAGGACATGATTACAGTTGTAGTTTCCAGTGGGAACTGAAGCCCTTACTACAAACGTTCTGACTAACCTACACAGTGCTACAGATGTTAGACGATGATTTTTCTGATTAGCGTAAGATCTTGATGCTTGAACTAAACGTGCCTGAAGTCAATGCCTAGTAAAACGGATCCAAATCGTGTATTGCGACAGTTGCCGATCGTAGTGGGTTCTCTAGCAGGGACGTTGCTAGTCATCAATCGAGTTATGACCACAGAGTTGACCAGTTCCCAGTCTCGATCGGATGTCTTGGGGATCATTCTCAGTGCACTACTTGTGCTCACAGGGTTGCTTTGGCAACAGATTCAGCCCCGCCTCCCTGATGCGGTCTCCCTAGTGGGAGAAGAAGGGTTTGAATTGGCAGACGACTTGCCCGATGCTGTGCAGCGAGAACTAGCCTGGGCTTCCTACACACTTTTGACAAACACCGTCACTAAATCATTAGTGGTTTGGTATGACGGAAAGATCTTGCTCCGGCGTGGGATCTTAGCTCCTAAGGCAACCGTTACTCCTGGTGCTATTCTCCGGCGGGTATTGGAGAAGCA includes:
- a CDS encoding SMC family ATPase; this translates as MVQILSVTLKNFKCHADRYFEFQPGFNAIIGENGAGKSSILEAIAWVLFDHSDYTKDELIRRGAKTATAAVEFISRADGRTYRVERSTSTGYRITDPQLRHTLELSRIAEEVTPWLKQQLGVTSTIKLPDLFATMVGIPQGTFTADFLKRPKERKDVFNPLLKVEDYEQAATQSRELEKLAEAGVNELIVKIQHYSDRLQDWDDLKQQHLQLQTAIHQDQVRLAALNTELESLTQEKAQLDAIVADLQQLEQTIQGLNAQITAQQQTVNLWQQAMASAQAAVTICASHQADYEAFLAADTALAALNRDAQTRQQLLTQRDSVQSQLDASRQEILRLQVQLEELHQAENELQHLEPLVVQQATLEQEQGTIAAHLQQIADYRREYDALQQHQQQLLTRLTHCQQTIQRLEAWKSEIAAIPDWEQHRDRTQQHLSRLAVACQFQAELQQLVQPALQDRTLMQIDVDKALAILQDLQESLPLYREPIAATILTLQRGQTLTNTLIAGLEQILADLAQQTSEADLQQQLQTVNQQLHQAYQQQAEVATLPAYQTQLTDLQTELERCQIRLTELTSCLDSATDWQRQQATVSDALAKLDNPRGRSQLLTRRLQQKPQLQASYTQLQESQTAIQQQYDRLTEQLQPFANLDAAIAEQADRRQAHQSGYTIYIQHQSQADRITEVEQTLQAAIEHLATLQTQQAEAQQAWQRRNQACDHKRLAELEAAITTALATKHQITGRLPLQQQQLDQVTLQLAERETLAAERDQAQQALAKRQQTYAFIKYARSVYKQAGPRITRFYLGEISREADRLFRELMNRQNLALDWTEDYEIRVQEGAYWRNFRALSGGEQMCAALAVRLALLKVLADIDIAFFDEPTTNMDSQRRQHLAEALTRLKTFQQLIVISHDDTFENLTENVVKVDRQ
- a CDS encoding vitamin K epoxide reductase family protein; amino-acid sequence: MSDSQKIAEKPMVSRRRSTPWIHRWSRFLIAGIAGLGTILTAYLTIVAFAGTSAICPTSGCDQVLTSPYARVFGLPLSLYGLLAYLGMGTIAIAPLAVNAEKNKQLRTDLDNWTWLLMFIGSTAMTLFSGYLMYLLTGKIKAVCLYCIASAIFSASLLVLTIIGRAWEDIGQLMFTGIIVGTVTLIGTLGIYANLNQPAVAGSHWTGPKITTTSGPAEIALAEHLRKIGAKEYGSFTCGHCYQQKQLFGAEAAEKLPYIECSPQAKNNQAKLCTKAGIEGTPTWEIKGKQYPGVQSLETLADISGYNGPRDFKN
- the sppA gene encoding signal peptide peptidase SppA, whose amino-acid sequence is MANFLKSVLTTLLALIIFCGLGISGLLFLIIVGLRSSTPTVKDKSILVLDLALSLQDVEPEYSSADVARRSLTGDRESSTIARLSTVTRALEQASRDPRIVGLYLRGGVSSGSSGLANLLEARRALKQFRASGKPVIAYDAHWSEREYYLGSLATKLFINPLGTLTIDGYASENVFFAGTLKKYGVEVQVTRVGKYKSAVEPFLLTKNSPENQEQERQLLTDLWTEWVTSVAEHRQLTPQAVQAIADTQGMLLPHEALKQRLVDAVALPSEVNDELKRITGKTGDRDTVAQIDIQTYARATEDTSQASSKNRIAVLYAQGEIRNSQRATSTISAESFARQLRQLRRDKTVKAIVLRINSPGGSVTASEAIQAEVVQTREQKPVIVSMGNVAASGGYWIATYADRIFAEPTTITGSIGVYGLIPNIQKLANAQGITWDTVKTAKYADMDTISRPQTPEELALNQKLVDWIYSEFLSKVAESRKLPKAKVAEIAQGRVWSGSAAKKIGLVDEIGGLNQAIAAAAKQANLADWQVDEYPKNRGSLFQLLQEEDNTAQVQQIDPVTVKYQRLLEMLAIVQALDDPQHIYARLPFHMEIK
- a CDS encoding DMT family transporter, with amino-acid sequence MVTPSRWQIRLILATGVLAVSTSSVLVRLAFQAAGTSSLGFSLVLAASRLTLAALTMLAITWSTARYRHQQPRLPDVHSPQQPKTIMLGIAAGICLAIHFAAWISSLAYTSVAASTALVTTNPIWVALLSWFWLGERPRRLAMIGIGIAMAGSLVVAYGGSSTPGNNPLLGNTLALVGAWMVSFYLMLSTIAQQRGSNLSVYVLVVYSTAAIVLLPLPSYFHTSYRGYPSLVYGWIILLAAIPQLIGHTALTWSVRWIAPTQVTLAILLEPIIASGIAYLIFQELPTHWVIAGGLLIVSGTIFVTREQSRLVKFVKD
- a CDS encoding NUDIX domain-containing protein, coding for MSTAPESAIHQVAIAILYRDDQFLMQLRDDPPLPIVFAGCWGLFGGHIEAGETPLEAVKRELAEEIGHIPSQLVEFGRYRTETVVRNVFQAPLEVSLDKLVLGEGQEMALLTVADIQRGEAYAKVISAMRPIGAPHRNILLDFIHQQGLL
- a CDS encoding cofactor assembly of complex C subunit B; the encoded protein is MPSKTDPNRVLRQLPIVVGSLAGTLLVINRVMTTELTSSQSRSDVLGIILSALLVLTGLLWQQIQPRLPDAVSLVGEEGFELADDLPDAVQRELAWASYTLLTNTVTKSLVVWYDGKILLRRGILAPKATVTPGAILRRVLEKQQPVYLVDLKVYPGRVEFDYLPENTQGIICQPIDQRGALILAANAPRSYTKQDENWVAAIAAKLADTLSSV